The genome window CCCGCAGTGCGGCTACTGCCAATCGGGTCAGATCATGCGCGCCGCCGCCTTGCTGGAAGAGAACCCGAGCCCGAACCGTGACGAGATCGTCGAGGCCATGAGCAGCAATCTTTGCCGTTGCGGCACCTATGTCCGCATTGTCCGCGCCGTCGAGCGCGCGGCGCGGGAAGCGTGAAGGAGGCTCGGGTGACCACTGACGCCACGCTCGCCGTCACTCGGCGGGGCTTCCTGGCCGGCGCCGCCGGCTTCGCTTTCACCGTTGGCACCGGGGGGCTGAGCCGGGTCGCGGCGGCCGGCGATCCGCTCGAGGGCGCCGGACAGCAGCCGAACATTTGGGTCAAGATCGGCGCGGACGATCTGATCCGCATCGTGTATCCGGCCACGGACCTGGGGCAGGGCTCCTCGACCGCGTTGCCGCTGATCCTGACCGAGGAGCTCGACGCCGATTGGGCGCAGGTCCGGGTCGAGCAGCTCAACGTCGACGATCGCCGTTACGGCAACCCCAAGTTCGGCATGGTGCTCTACACGGCCGGCAGCAGCGCCGTGCAGGGCTACTACATGCCGCTGCGCCTGGCCGGCGCTCAGGCCCGCCTGACCCTGATCCGGGCGGCCGCCGCGCATTGGTCGGCGCCGGAAGCGCGGCTGCGGACCGAGCCCAGCGCCGTGGTCGATCCGGAGACCGGGCGGCGACTCAGCTACGGCGAGATCGCGGCCCTGCCCGAGATGGCCGCGGTGCCGATCCCGGAGGCCTCCGAGGCTGTCCTGAAGGCGCCGTCGGAGTTCCGCCTGATCGGCGCCGACCTGCCGCGCCTCGACATTCCCGCGAAGAGCCGTGGCGCCTTTGACTACGGCGCGGACGTTCGCGTGCCGGACATGCTCTACGCCACGGTCGTCCGCGCGCCGGTCGAGGGCGAGACGCCGCTGTCGATCGACGACGGCGGCGCCCTGGCCGTTCCGCGGGTCCTGCGCACCGTGACGCTGCCGGACGGCGTCGCCGTCGTCGCGGAGACTCAGGAGGCGGCGCTGTTCGGCAAGTCCGCCCTGTCGATCGAGTGGAGCGAGAGCGCGCCGGCCCGCGCCTTCAACAGCGACCGGGATCTCGCCGACTATGCGGCGACGGCCGGCGACCTCGCCAAGGACGGCGCCGTGTGGCGCGAGACGGGCGACGTCAAGGCCGCCCTCGACGCGGCGTCCCGTACGGTCGAGCACACCTACCTGTCCGACTACGCCTATCACGCCCAGTTCGAGCCCATGGGCGCGGTCGCCGCGGTGACCGAGGGCGGAGGTCGCGCCGAGGTCTGGATCGCGAGCCAGACCCAGAGCTGGTCTCTCCGCACCGTGACCGAGACGCTGGGCATCTCCGCCGACCAGGTCACGCTGCACATGATGCCTATGGGCGGCAGCTTCGGCCGCCGCACGGAGCTGATGCAGCCCTACTTGCGCGACGCGCTCTTGGCGTCCAAGGCGGTCGGGCGGCCCGTCAAGGTGCTGTGGACCCGGGAGGACGACGTCAAGTTCGGCGCGTTCCGGCCGGCGGCAGCCCAGAAGATGGTCGCCGGGCTCACCGCCGAGGGCGCTCTGTCGGGCTGGCGGCACCGCGTGGCCGCGCCCTCGGTGATCGCCTACTTCAACCCGGTCCGTTGGGGCCAGGTCGAGCCGCAGGACATCATCACCATGCGCGGCGCGGAGAATAAGTTCTACGACCTCGGCGCCATGCGGGCGGAGCATCTGATCACCGAGCGGCGCGCCCGCCTGGCCCCCTGGCGCGGGATCGGCGCGGCCTACACCAGCTTCGCCGCCGAGGCCTTCATGGACGAGCTCGCGGAGGAGGCGGGCGCCGACCCGGTGGCCTTCCGCATGGCCCTGCTCGAGCACAACCCGCGCGGCCGCTGGCTGATCGAACGGGTGCTCGAGATGTCCGGGTGGGGACAGCCCAGGTCGGACACGGCGCTCGGGCTGGCCTTCGCCGGCTACGGCGACTCCATGGCCGCCGGCGTCGCCGAGATCAGCCTCGACCGCGAGAACGGCGGCATCGCCGTGAAGCGCTTCTGGACGACCGTGGACGCGGGGCTGATCGTCTCGCCGGACAACGCCTTGGCCCAGGTCGAAGGTGGCGTCGTGCATGGCGTGAGCAGCGCCCTGAAGGAGCGAATCACGATCGCGGACGGCGAGGTCGAGCAGAGCAACTTCTTCGACTACGAGATCTTGCGCATCGACGAGACGCCGGAGATCGAGGTCGATTTCGCGAAGGTCGACGCGCCGCCGACCAGCATCGGCGAGGTCAGCACCCCCGTCGTCGCGCCGGCGATCGCCAACGCCTTCTACGCCCTGACCGGCCGCCGACTGCGCCACATGCCCTTCACGCCGGACCGCGTGCTCGAAGCGATCGCCTGAGGCAATCCCTTCAATCGCGATCTGCTCTGGTCGGGACCTCGGGCTCCCGAGGGCAATCCCTTTGTGCTCGGCCGGCTTCGCGCGCGGCGAGACGAGCGTCGTCTCGCGGCAATGCCGGTGATGGATGGCCGCGTTTTTTTGACGGCTTCCGCTGTGCCCCTGCTTCCGGAACTAAATGTCGGCCGCTGCGGACGGGAGAGAATGACCCTACTCGGACATTGACTGCCCCTACTCGTCGACACGAACTCGGGGTCGATGATCCCCCTCTGCGAATCTCCGCTTCCGCCAGGTTAAAATCGCTGGGCTAGATCCGTGCCCGACGCTTTTGGGGCCATCGCTTGTTGCGGGTGTACCGCCCGCTTACGAACACCAAGGTGCTGTTCGTTGCATTTATGGCTCTGAGGCTTCGAGTAGGACCGGTGGGTCACGGCTCTGCGGTTGATATGTCATCAGCGACCAAACCAGCTTTGCCAAGGCCTTCGCTTAGATGGTCAACTGGTTCTTGATCTTTGAACGGCATATAGGTTGCCAAAAAAGAAGCCCAGTCTGCCGCATTCATCCGGCCTCTCTTGCTGAGGTCCCAAAATTCCGCCGCTGCCGCCGATGCCTCCTCCTGCCGCCCGAGTTGGGCATAGGACGCGGCCAGGCCAGCGCAAGCATCCTCACCCATGTTGGTCATCCGAGTGAAATTCTCGATGGCGTGTTCGTACCGTCCAGCTAGGTATTCTGTGAAGCCGAGTGTTACGAGACAGCTGTCCGGCAGGAGCGGATTGCGACGGATAGCCTCATGACCGTGGTCAAGGCTCAACTCCAAATCTCCCGCGCAGGCGCAAAACCAGCTGCCGAAACAATAGTTCCAGTAGTAATTAGGATTCCGCTCAATCGCTGCCGCAAGCTGGGACCGGGAGCGCTCCCAGTCCCGATTTACCTTCCACTGGGCGGCCGCTAGTATCAGATGCGCATAGCTATCTTTATCGTCAAGTTCCACCGCCTTGCAGGCAAACGCTAGACTTTGTTCGCCGGCCACTTTCGGCGTATCCGACCACGCTCGTTCAAATTCCGTTAAGTAGGTGGCGGCAAGCCCGGCGTAAGCTGACGCACATCTCTCGTCTATCTCGATGGCCCTCTCGAACATCTTACGAGCTTGGAGGATTTCTTCGTCGTTGTGGCCTTTCCCCCACTCGCCATAGAAGTGTCGACCACGCAAGACACATTCGTATGCAGACAGATTTGACGTCGCTTTGCCTAGTGACCGCGCTTGGTCAGCCCGCTCGATGCTTCCCGCCAGCGTCACTACGATTCTCTGCGCGACGTCGTCCTGTACTTCAAAAATGTCGTCAAGGACGCGGTCGTAGCGCTCGGACCAGAGTTGATGACCCGTCCATCCCTCAACGAGGTTAGCTGTGATCCGCACTCTATCGCCGCCCCTGCGCACACTTCCCTCTAGGATGTACTGGACGCCGAGCTTCTTCGCCGCCTCGCTTATCTCCAACGATTGACTGCCAACAAGGAAGGACGATCCTTTAGCGGCCACAACAATCTCACGAAATCGGCCGAGGCCAGTCATAATCTCTTCGGTGATTCCTTCCACGAAGTAATTGTCGTCAGCATCGCCAGCCAAATTCATAAATGGCAGCACAGCGATTGAGGGCTTGTCTGGGAGTTCATGTGTGGGAGTCTTTGCCGCTGTTACTTTTGACTCGTCTTCTGAGCCCAGCGTTACCTTATAGGCTCTTACTGACTCTTCGATGTTCTTGACCTGCTGCTGACCCATATCTTCTAAGTTTAGGTTGAGCTTCTTTCCGACAGCTGTCCGAACGGCATCGGAAATGCAGATACCGCACGGCTCGGCCAGCCCTTCCAGGCGCGCTGCCACATTCACTCCATCGCCGTAGATATCGCTGCCCTCGACGATGACATCACCAAGGTTGATGCCAATTCGCAGTGCGACCTGGCGTTCCAGTGGTATCGCCTTGTTGCGTTCCAGCATGCCGGTCTGGATCGCAACGGCGCATTCGACGGCTTTCACGACGCTGCCGAACTCGGCGAGCAGGCCGTCACCCAATAGTTTGACAATGCGGCCCTTACCCTTGGCGATCTCCGGCGCCACCAAACCCTTGCGCAGCGCTTTGAGTGTCTCCAGGGTGCCTGCCTCGTCCTCGCCCATGAGGCGCGAGTAACCCACCACGTCTGCAGCGAGTATGGCCGCGAGGCGGCGCTCCATTGCCGATCCTCCCTCGGCGCTGAGATTAACCAACTGCCCTGGAAAAATCTATGCGTGGAGCAAGTTCCCAGATGTCGCCTAGTGGCTAAACCTTGCCGTGCCCGCAACGGCGGCGGCATGTCCGCTTTGGCCCGAGCTCAGGACCTCTAGGCTCGAGAGGGCCGCTCTGGCCCTATAACCGGACGTGAGCGGGATCGCAGCCCCAAGAGCGGAGATGACCCACACCCGACCTTAGACCGCTATGAGACGATCCGGCGGGAAGCGGCCATCATCGCGAAATCCTCAAGGCCGAGAGGTCGTCGGCGATCTCCTCGAACGCCTCGTTCAAGGCGTCGCCGTCGGGCGCGAAGTGGTAGTAGGGCGCCTTGGGCTTGGAGGCGACCTGCTTCAGGAGGGTCTGCAGCGGCCCGTTGCTGAAGTAGAACTGGATCACGTAGATCTTGATGCCGCTGTCCTTGATGCTCTCGGCGACCGCCAGCAGGCGGTCGTTCATGCCGTTGGCGCCGGCGGCGGCGCCGGTGCCGAAGGCGGCGTCGTAGCCG of Kiloniellales bacterium contains these proteins:
- a CDS encoding molybdopterin-dependent oxidoreductase — protein: MTTDATLAVTRRGFLAGAAGFAFTVGTGGLSRVAAAGDPLEGAGQQPNIWVKIGADDLIRIVYPATDLGQGSSTALPLILTEELDADWAQVRVEQLNVDDRRYGNPKFGMVLYTAGSSAVQGYYMPLRLAGAQARLTLIRAAAAHWSAPEARLRTEPSAVVDPETGRRLSYGEIAALPEMAAVPIPEASEAVLKAPSEFRLIGADLPRLDIPAKSRGAFDYGADVRVPDMLYATVVRAPVEGETPLSIDDGGALAVPRVLRTVTLPDGVAVVAETQEAALFGKSALSIEWSESAPARAFNSDRDLADYAATAGDLAKDGAVWRETGDVKAALDAASRTVEHTYLSDYAYHAQFEPMGAVAAVTEGGGRAEVWIASQTQSWSLRTVTETLGISADQVTLHMMPMGGSFGRRTELMQPYLRDALLASKAVGRPVKVLWTREDDVKFGAFRPAAAQKMVAGLTAEGALSGWRHRVAAPSVIAYFNPVRWGQVEPQDIITMRGAENKFYDLGAMRAEHLITERRARLAPWRGIGAAYTSFAAEAFMDELAEEAGADPVAFRMALLEHNPRGRWLIERVLEMSGWGQPRSDTALGLAFAGYGDSMAAGVAEISLDRENGGIAVKRFWTTVDAGLIVSPDNALAQVEGGVVHGVSSALKERITIADGEVEQSNFFDYEILRIDETPEIEVDFAKVDAPPTSIGEVSTPVVAPAIANAFYALTGRRLRHMPFTPDRVLEAIA
- a CDS encoding adenylate/guanylate cyclase domain-containing protein, which translates into the protein MERRLAAILAADVVGYSRLMGEDEAGTLETLKALRKGLVAPEIAKGKGRIVKLLGDGLLAEFGSVVKAVECAVAIQTGMLERNKAIPLERQVALRIGINLGDVIVEGSDIYGDGVNVAARLEGLAEPCGICISDAVRTAVGKKLNLNLEDMGQQQVKNIEESVRAYKVTLGSEDESKVTAAKTPTHELPDKPSIAVLPFMNLAGDADDNYFVEGITEEIMTGLGRFREIVVAAKGSSFLVGSQSLEISEAAKKLGVQYILEGSVRRGGDRVRITANLVEGWTGHQLWSERYDRVLDDIFEVQDDVAQRIVVTLAGSIERADQARSLGKATSNLSAYECVLRGRHFYGEWGKGHNDEEILQARKMFERAIEIDERCASAYAGLAATYLTEFERAWSDTPKVAGEQSLAFACKAVELDDKDSYAHLILAAAQWKVNRDWERSRSQLAAAIERNPNYYWNYCFGSWFCACAGDLELSLDHGHEAIRRNPLLPDSCLVTLGFTEYLAGRYEHAIENFTRMTNMGEDACAGLAASYAQLGRQEEASAAAAEFWDLSKRGRMNAADWASFLATYMPFKDQEPVDHLSEGLGKAGLVADDISTAEP